A portion of the Plodia interpunctella isolate USDA-ARS_2022_Savannah chromosome 4, ilPloInte3.2, whole genome shotgun sequence genome contains these proteins:
- the LOC128669499 gene encoding uncharacterized protein LOC128669499, giving the protein MGRKKTIRGSERTMILKVLHFFEEEKLHGIAIPISQVEKRVCTATGISRRTLARIKNEEKEVLEKLRLSPQPGTSSEAPTETVKLPTPGKKRKQKKKLEIDDFMICAIKTKIESFYDVYKEVPTLKKILNVVKRDLNFPGQRETLRKIITESLGFKFKKCSKKRDVLIERPEIAAWRARYLRRLKENDDLGPEKKPVIFTDETWVHSHYTVNKCWQSQTVPGIRKNDSAGQRWIIVHAGGETGFVEGADLLYKCKSSKGDYHDEMDTENYTKWLTEKLIPNLPPNSIVVIDNAPYHSKQLNKPPTMAARKQDMQNWLSERNITFDPRMTKAELNYIIIRNRPEKEYLVDKLLEESGHEVLRLPPYQCDLNPIEYIWNLVKQRVADKNVDQSERQIEKLAREAIQSITQDDWKKEINHVDRLRKAYWEKQGLEDARELVINVNDDSDDSDLESHSDFERMSGIEELDSD; this is encoded by the exons ATGGGTAGGAAAAAAACTATCCGTGGGTCCGAAAGGACaatgatattaaaagtattacatttttttgaggAAGAAAAGTTGCATGGAATAGCTATTCCAATATCTCAAGTGGAAAAGCGAGTGTGTACGGCTACTGGCATTAGTCGACGCACATTGGCCAGAATAAAAAACGAGGAAAAAGAAGTTTTGGAGAAACTAAGGCTTTCACCACAGCCGGGTACGTCAAGCGAAGCCCCAACAGAGACAGTCAAATTACCCACTCCAGGGAAAAagcgaaaacaaaagaaaaagctgGAAATTGATGACTTCATGATTTgtgcaattaaaacaaaaattgaaagcTTTTATGACGTGTACAAAGAAGTGcctacattgaaaaaaattttaaacgttgTTAAGAGAGATCTTAACTTTCCTGGTCAAAGAGAGACCCTGCGAAAAATTATAACAGAAAGTTTgggatttaaattcaaaaagtgcTCCAAAAAACGAGACGTGCTCATAGAAAGACCTGAAATAGCAGCGTGGCGTGCACGTTACTTAAGAAGATTAAAAGAAAACGACGACTTGGGCCCGGAAAAAAAACCTGTTATTTTTACCGATGAAACATGGGTCCACTCGCATTACACTGTCAACAAGTGTTGGCAAAGTCAAACGGTCCCAGGCATAAGAAAAAACGATAGTGCTGGCCAACGCTGGATAATCGTTCACGCAG GAGGAGAGACTGGGTTCGTCGAAGGTGCAGacttattatacaaatgtaaaagtaGTAAAGGGGATTACCACGACGAAATGGACACAGAAAACTACACGAAATGGTTAACCGAAAAACTAATTCCAAATTTGCCACCTAACAGTATTGTTGTCATAGACAACGCGCCCTACCACAGCAAGCAATTAAATAAGCCTCCTACTATGGCCGCTCGTAAACAAGACATGCAGAATTGGCTGAGCGAGAGAAACATTACGTTTGACCCGCGAATGACAAAGGCTGagttgaattatattataattcgcAACCGACcggaaaaagaatatttagtgGACAAACTTTTAGAGGAGAGCGGTCACGAAGTCCTCAGACTTCCACCATATCAATGTGACCTCAATCCTATTGAGTACATTTGGAACCTGGTCAAACAAAGAGTCGCCGACAAGAATGTCGATCAGTCAGAGAGACAAATCGAAAAACTAGCCAGGGAAGCCATACAATCAATAACGCAAGACGAttggaaaaaagaaattaatcacGTGGACCGGTTACGGAAGGCGTACTGGGAAAAGCAAGGTTTAGAAGACGCAAGAGAGTTAGTCATAAATGTAAATGACGACAGCGATGACAGTGATTTGGAATCACATTCAGATTTTGAAAGAATGTCAGGGATTGAAGAATTAGATTCTGATTag